A genomic region of Mesorhizobium sp. NZP2077 contains the following coding sequences:
- a CDS encoding 2-hydroxyacid dehydrogenase produces the protein MPRKIAIIGDNFMLPEVFRAKIEKVATGDLDIRTLQTAWPDEPMEFGNPALGLDKVKEYFGHPDEVVDFIGDAEALVTQLAPLSEGMMRRLPDLKLVAVSRGGPINIDMAAARAHGIIVVNVPGRNATAVAEFTLGAILAETRLIRVGHEALRKGEWRGDLYRADRTGRELNEMTVGVIGYGNIGTKVVRLLRAFGCHVLVCDPYVQLSADDRNAGVELVALDDLLSRSDVVTLHPRVTEETRGMIGTDTIARMKPGVILINTARGPLIDYDALYEALVSGQIASAMLETFAVEPVPADWPLLQLPNVTLTPHIAGASVRTVTYAAEQAAEEVRRYLAGLPPVNPC, from the coding sequence ATGCCCAGGAAAATAGCGATCATTGGCGACAACTTCATGCTGCCGGAGGTGTTTCGCGCCAAAATCGAGAAGGTCGCCACTGGCGACCTCGACATCAGGACATTGCAGACGGCCTGGCCCGACGAGCCGATGGAATTCGGCAATCCGGCACTCGGCCTCGACAAGGTCAAGGAGTATTTCGGCCACCCCGATGAGGTTGTCGACTTCATCGGCGATGCAGAGGCCCTGGTGACCCAACTGGCGCCCCTGTCGGAGGGTATGATGCGGCGCCTGCCTGATCTCAAGCTGGTCGCGGTTTCGCGCGGCGGGCCGATCAACATCGACATGGCTGCTGCCAGGGCGCACGGCATAATCGTGGTCAATGTGCCTGGCCGCAACGCGACGGCCGTCGCCGAGTTCACCCTCGGCGCCATCCTGGCCGAGACGCGTCTGATCCGGGTCGGCCACGAGGCCTTGCGCAAGGGCGAGTGGCGCGGCGATCTCTACCGCGCCGACCGCACCGGCCGCGAGCTCAACGAAATGACCGTCGGTGTCATCGGCTACGGCAATATCGGCACCAAGGTCGTCCGCCTGCTGCGCGCCTTCGGCTGCCATGTCCTCGTTTGCGACCCTTATGTGCAATTGAGTGCCGACGACCGCAATGCCGGCGTCGAACTCGTCGCGCTGGACGATCTGCTGTCCCGCTCGGATGTCGTCACGCTGCATCCCCGGGTGACCGAGGAGACGCGCGGCATGATCGGCACGGACACCATCGCGCGGATGAAGCCGGGCGTGATTCTCATCAACACCGCACGTGGGCCGCTGATCGACTATGACGCGCTCTACGAGGCGCTTGTTTCAGGCCAGATCGCCAGCGCCATGCTGGAGACGTTCGCGGTCGAGCCGGTGCCTGCCGACTGGCCGTTGCTGCAGCTCCCCAATGTGACGCTAACGCCGCATATCGCCGGTGCTTCGGTGCGCACCGTCACCTATGCCGCCGAACAGGCCGCCGAAGAGGTGCGCCGCTACCTCGCCGGGCTGCCTCCGGTCAATCCGTGCTGA
- a CDS encoding extracellular solute-binding protein, with protein MHEKEKDLIDAFLRGQVDRRGLIKGLGAMGLAAGTAGTLLNLGQTRALAADFDWQAHKGKTIKLLLNKHPYADAMIADLENFKKLTGMNVVYDVFPEDVYFDKVTAALSASSPEYDAFMTGAYMTWTYGPAGWITDLNEWIKDPAKTNPNYAWDDFLPGVKNSCAWNGKPGGALGSDDAKQWCIPWGFEQNNITYNKAMFDKAGVAIPGNMDEMVAAAAKLTKDVGGGVYGIGVRGSRSWATIHPGFLSAYANFDQKDLNVSADGKLSAAMNTAGSKAFHKQWVQMIQESGPKDWSTYTWYQVGTDLGAGASAMIFDADILGYFMNGGDNKMAGKLAFANFKANPAAKAATPNIWIWSLAMSNFSKDKDATWYFMQWASGPEHGLFGATKMDFVNPVRQSVWKDQGFRDKLNKSYPGYVEMFDASAPGASIKFTAQPLFFDLTTEWAATLQKMVAKEVPVDEGLDKLAESINGQLKEAGLG; from the coding sequence ATGCATGAGAAAGAGAAAGACCTCATTGATGCCTTCCTGCGCGGACAAGTCGACCGTCGCGGACTGATCAAAGGCCTGGGTGCGATGGGCCTTGCTGCCGGCACTGCCGGTACGTTACTCAACCTGGGACAGACCCGGGCGCTGGCGGCGGATTTCGACTGGCAGGCGCATAAGGGCAAGACCATCAAGCTCCTGCTCAACAAGCATCCCTATGCCGATGCGATGATCGCCGATCTCGAAAACTTCAAGAAGCTGACCGGCATGAACGTCGTCTATGACGTGTTCCCCGAAGACGTCTATTTCGACAAGGTCACGGCAGCATTGTCGGCAAGCTCGCCCGAATACGATGCCTTCATGACCGGCGCCTACATGACCTGGACCTATGGCCCCGCCGGCTGGATCACCGACCTCAACGAATGGATCAAGGATCCGGCCAAGACCAACCCGAACTATGCCTGGGACGACTTCCTGCCGGGCGTGAAGAATTCCTGTGCCTGGAATGGCAAGCCGGGCGGGGCGCTGGGTTCGGATGATGCCAAGCAGTGGTGCATTCCGTGGGGCTTCGAACAGAACAACATCACCTACAACAAGGCGATGTTCGACAAAGCCGGCGTCGCGATTCCCGGCAACATGGACGAGATGGTTGCCGCGGCGGCCAAGCTCACCAAGGATGTCGGTGGCGGCGTCTACGGCATCGGCGTGCGTGGCTCGCGCTCGTGGGCGACGATCCATCCGGGCTTCCTGTCGGCCTATGCCAATTTCGACCAGAAGGACCTCAACGTCTCGGCCGACGGCAAATTGTCGGCCGCCATGAACACCGCCGGATCCAAGGCCTTTCACAAGCAGTGGGTGCAGATGATCCAGGAGAGCGGCCCCAAGGACTGGTCGACCTACACCTGGTATCAGGTCGGTACCGATCTCGGCGCCGGCGCCTCGGCGATGATCTTCGACGCCGATATCCTCGGCTACTTCATGAATGGCGGCGACAACAAGATGGCCGGCAAGCTCGCATTCGCGAACTTCAAGGCCAACCCGGCAGCCAAGGCGGCGACACCCAACATCTGGATCTGGTCGCTGGCGATGTCCAACTTCTCGAAGGACAAGGACGCCACCTGGTACTTCATGCAATGGGCCTCCGGGCCGGAGCATGGGCTGTTCGGGGCGACCAAGATGGACTTCGTCAATCCTGTCCGCCAGTCGGTCTGGAAGGATCAGGGGTTCCGCGACAAGCTGAACAAGAGCTATCCGGGCTATGTCGAGATGTTCGACGCCTCGGCGCCGGGCGCCTCGATCAAGTTCACCGCGCAGCCGCTGTTCTTCGATCTCACCACCGAATGGGCGGCGACGCTGCAGAAGATGGTGGCCAAGGAAGTGCCCGTCGACGAAGGCCTCGACAAGCTCGCCGAAAGCATCAACGGCCAGCTCAAGGAAGCCGGCCTCGGTTAA
- a CDS encoding ABC transporter ATP-binding protein: MSQSALTISGVDKFYGPIDRGVHAVKNLTMDIAKGEIVALLGSSGCGKTSTLRMIAGFEDVSRGEIAVAGRKVHTLAPVKRNVAMAFEGYSLYPPLTVRENMAFALKAARLPKTEVDAKVASIAKLLEIEDILERYPSSISGGQQQRASLGRALIREADLHLLDEPMGQLEPQLRAVLRGRIKHFIKERGLTAILVTHDQTEANALADRIAVMEGGVLQQFDTPDQIKERPANLFTGTFVGEPPMNVFEAYVGTAAGRINLRLPDGLSLDYDKDAFSAPVRDQLLSRERVVIGIRPYAVRRSKEGVPARVSANQWLGDQTHIAADFAGGSLVLVEHDRTRLDLGAPINVSIDPKNLHVFDQASGEAISHGMELA, translated from the coding sequence ATGAGCCAGAGCGCACTCACCATTTCAGGTGTCGACAAGTTCTATGGTCCGATCGACCGGGGCGTGCACGCCGTCAAGAACCTGACGATGGACATCGCCAAGGGCGAGATCGTGGCCCTGCTCGGGTCGTCAGGCTGCGGCAAGACCTCGACGCTGCGCATGATTGCCGGTTTCGAGGACGTGTCGCGCGGCGAGATCGCGGTTGCCGGCCGCAAGGTGCACACTCTGGCGCCGGTCAAACGCAATGTGGCGATGGCCTTCGAAGGCTACTCGCTCTATCCGCCGCTGACCGTTCGCGAGAACATGGCCTTCGCGCTCAAGGCGGCAAGGTTGCCGAAGACAGAGGTCGACGCCAAGGTCGCCAGCATCGCCAAGCTGCTCGAAATCGAGGACATATTGGAGCGCTACCCCAGTTCCATCTCCGGCGGCCAGCAGCAGCGCGCCAGCCTCGGCCGGGCGTTGATCCGCGAGGCCGATTTGCATCTCCTGGACGAGCCGATGGGACAGCTCGAACCGCAGCTGCGCGCCGTGCTGCGCGGCCGCATCAAGCACTTCATCAAGGAGCGCGGCCTGACCGCGATCCTGGTCACCCATGACCAGACCGAGGCCAATGCGCTTGCCGACCGCATCGCAGTGATGGAAGGCGGCGTGCTGCAGCAGTTCGACACACCGGACCAGATCAAGGAGCGCCCGGCGAACCTGTTCACCGGCACCTTTGTCGGCGAACCGCCGATGAACGTCTTCGAGGCCTATGTCGGCACGGCCGCCGGTCGCATCAATCTCAGGCTGCCCGATGGCCTGTCGCTCGACTACGACAAGGACGCCTTCAGCGCTCCGGTTCGCGATCAGCTGCTCAGCCGCGAACGGGTCGTCATCGGTATCAGGCCCTATGCGGTCCGGCGCTCGAAGGAAGGTGTTCCGGCCAGGGTATCGGCCAATCAGTGGCTCGGCGACCAGACCCATATAGCTGCCGACTTCGCCGGCGGCTCGCTGGTCCTGGTCGAACATGACCGCACGCGTCTCGATCTGGGTGCGCCGATCAATGTCAGCATCGATCCGAAAAACCTGCACGTCTTCGACCAGGCAAGCGGCGAGGCGATTTCGCACGGCATGGAGCTTGCCTGA
- a CDS encoding VWA domain-containing protein, producing the protein MDDEADISETEPTGNGGERRWRLAIGADDENSSALSDTDKRLSAALDALYGDGAGDAAADPRKRRGGLGRSAPKVAQWMGDIRSFFPAQVVQIVQKDAFERLNLKQMLMEPEFLKAIEADVNLVADLISLRSVMPAKTRDIARTIIAEIVAKLMQRLEQKTAEAIRGALDRSQRTNRPRQRDIDWPRTISANLRHYQPEHKTIVPEKLVGFMRKQRRLVDLDEVVLCVDQSGSMASSVIYASIFAAVMASLPVVRTKLVCFDTAIVDLTEELSDPVEVLFGVQLGGGTDINQAVAYCADRIERPTKSHMVLITDLYEGGNGQELLQRLAALVRSGVNVVVLLALTDQGRPGYDPKMAGSVAALGIPVFACTPDLFPDMMAAALRREDVGAWAAGADIKLVRAEDDRPAADA; encoded by the coding sequence ATGGATGACGAGGCTGATATCAGCGAAACCGAGCCGACCGGCAACGGAGGGGAGCGCCGCTGGCGCCTGGCGATCGGCGCCGATGACGAGAACTCTTCAGCGCTGTCCGATACGGACAAGCGGCTGTCGGCAGCGCTCGATGCACTCTACGGCGATGGCGCCGGCGACGCGGCCGCCGATCCGCGCAAGCGGCGCGGCGGGCTTGGTCGCTCGGCGCCGAAGGTGGCGCAGTGGATGGGCGATATCAGGTCGTTCTTTCCCGCGCAGGTCGTGCAGATCGTCCAGAAGGATGCCTTCGAGCGGCTCAATTTGAAGCAGATGCTGATGGAGCCGGAATTCCTCAAGGCAATCGAGGCCGACGTCAATCTCGTCGCCGACCTGATCTCGCTGCGCTCGGTCATGCCGGCCAAGACCAGGGACATTGCACGCACGATCATCGCCGAAATCGTTGCCAAACTGATGCAGCGGCTGGAGCAGAAGACCGCCGAGGCGATCCGTGGTGCGCTCGACCGGTCGCAACGTACTAACCGCCCGCGCCAGCGCGACATCGACTGGCCGCGCACCATTTCGGCCAATCTTCGCCATTACCAGCCCGAGCACAAAACCATCGTCCCGGAGAAACTGGTCGGTTTCATGCGCAAGCAGCGCAGGCTGGTCGATCTGGACGAGGTCGTGCTGTGCGTCGACCAGTCGGGCTCGATGGCAAGTTCGGTGATCTACGCTTCGATCTTCGCGGCGGTGATGGCCTCCTTGCCGGTGGTGCGCACCAAGCTCGTCTGCTTCGATACGGCCATCGTCGACCTGACCGAGGAACTCAGCGATCCCGTCGAGGTCCTGTTCGGCGTGCAGCTCGGCGGCGGCACCGACATCAACCAGGCCGTCGCCTATTGCGCCGATCGCATCGAACGGCCGACCAAGTCGCATATGGTGCTGATCACCGACCTTTATGAAGGCGGCAACGGCCAGGAATTGCTGCAGCGGCTGGCAGCTCTTGTTCGCTCCGGCGTCAATGTCGTGGTGCTGCTGGCACTGACCGATCAGGGCAGGCCGGGCTATGATCCGAAGATGGCAGGGTCGGTGGCAGCACTCGGCATTCCGGTCTTCGCCTGCACACCGGATCTGTTTCCCGACATGATGGCAGCGGCCTTGCGACGGGAAGATGTAGGCGCATGGGCGGCAGGCGCCGACATCAAGCTGGTTCGCGCCGAGGACGACAGGCCGGCGGCCGACGCGTAA
- a CDS encoding FGGY-family carbohydrate kinase — protein MRDILIGIDAGTSVIKSIAFDIAGRQIAAAALPNHYETLPGGGAEQDLARTWSDAATTLRQLADKVPNLANRTVAIAVTGQGDGTWLIDDKGEPVAKGWLWLDARAAAVVEEIRARPEDRLRFEKTGSGLAACQQGSQFVFMKRTMPEMLGKAATAFHCKDWLYFRLTGERATDPSEGTFTFGDFHTRDYSDEVLDVLGVADLRHLLPPIVDGTRHSTGLSQAAADATGMLAGTPVVLGYVDVVCTALGAGLLDRERKPGCSIIGSTGMHMRLAETPDDVQLNDAATGYTMAMPAPGVFAQMQSNMAATLNIDWVLGLASGILASQGITRSNGEMIALVDTWIAAAQPASLIYQPYVSEAGERGPFVDANARAGFVGISSRHGYADLVRAVFEGLAFAARDCYAAMGSLPREVRLTGGAARSPALRKILGAAVGADIRTSAREEAGAAGAAMIAAVCVGLYPSMDACVGEWVTPLLGEAEPSDRNLAAIYDKMTPSYMLAHQALRPVWRAMASVQAN, from the coding sequence ATGCGCGACATACTGATCGGCATCGACGCAGGCACCTCCGTCATCAAGTCCATCGCCTTCGACATAGCGGGGCGGCAGATCGCCGCCGCGGCGCTGCCGAACCACTACGAAACGCTGCCGGGCGGCGGCGCCGAACAGGATTTGGCGCGCACATGGAGCGATGCCGCCACAACCCTGCGCCAGCTCGCCGACAAGGTGCCCAATCTCGCCAACCGGACCGTCGCGATCGCGGTGACCGGGCAAGGCGACGGCACCTGGCTGATCGACGACAAGGGCGAGCCGGTGGCGAAGGGCTGGCTCTGGCTCGACGCGCGCGCAGCCGCCGTCGTGGAAGAGATCCGCGCGCGGCCCGAAGACCGGCTCCGCTTCGAAAAGACCGGCAGCGGTCTCGCCGCCTGCCAGCAGGGTTCGCAGTTCGTGTTCATGAAGCGCACCATGCCCGAAATGCTCGGCAAGGCGGCGACCGCGTTCCACTGCAAGGACTGGCTCTATTTCAGACTGACCGGCGAACGCGCCACCGATCCGTCCGAGGGAACCTTCACCTTCGGCGATTTCCACACCCGCGACTATAGCGACGAGGTGCTCGACGTTCTTGGCGTCGCCGATCTCAGGCATCTGCTGCCGCCGATCGTCGACGGCACCAGGCACAGCACCGGGTTGTCGCAGGCGGCGGCCGATGCCACCGGCATGCTGGCCGGCACGCCGGTCGTGCTTGGCTATGTCGACGTCGTCTGCACCGCGCTCGGCGCAGGCCTGCTCGACCGCGAGCGCAAGCCGGGCTGCTCGATCATCGGCTCAACCGGCATGCATATGCGGTTGGCCGAGACGCCCGACGACGTGCAGTTGAACGACGCGGCGACGGGCTACACAATGGCGATGCCGGCGCCCGGCGTGTTCGCGCAGATGCAGTCGAACATGGCGGCGACGCTCAACATCGACTGGGTGCTTGGGCTGGCCTCCGGCATCCTCGCCTCGCAAGGTATTACCCGCAGCAATGGCGAGATGATCGCGCTGGTCGACACCTGGATCGCGGCCGCGCAGCCGGCGTCGCTGATCTATCAGCCCTATGTGTCCGAGGCGGGTGAGCGAGGGCCGTTCGTCGATGCCAATGCGAGAGCCGGGTTCGTCGGCATTTCCTCGCGGCATGGCTATGCCGACCTCGTCCGCGCCGTCTTCGAGGGGTTGGCCTTTGCGGCACGCGACTGTTACGCCGCCATGGGGTCGCTGCCACGCGAAGTCCGCCTGACAGGTGGCGCCGCCAGAAGCCCGGCGCTGCGCAAGATCCTGGGTGCGGCGGTGGGCGCCGACATTCGCACCAGCGCGCGTGAGGAAGCGGGCGCGGCGGGTGCGGCGATGATCGCCGCGGTCTGCGTCGGTCTCTACCCGTCCATGGATGCGTGCGTCGGCGAATGGGTAACGCCGCTGCTTGGCGAGGCCGAGCCGAGCGACCGCAACCTCGCCGCGATCTACGACAAGATGACCCCGTCCTACATGTTGGCGCACCAGGCGTTGCGGCCGGTCTGGCGCGCAATGGCTTCAGTGCAGGCAAATTGA
- a CDS encoding sugar ABC transporter permease, which produces MTAVVSQRPKPSGFRISKRVLPYVLSLPALLVCIGILIPFLTSVVYSFQRYRLSQPWARQFNWGDNYISLFTDPKFWNTLKVSLLYAGTTVVLELLLGLAIALLLQKRSTLNNFISIMLLMPLMTAPALAALMWKLMTNPGFGVLSYLASLIGLQDFRWASSPSTALFTVVLVDIWVYTPFIMILLLAGLRSLPTQPFEAAALDGVPRSFVFFRITLPMLTPYILTATLFRLLDSVQQFDIIYAMTQGGPGDTLTVFQVEAYLNFFQSTNVGRSAALMIILWAITYFLSNIFIKNWLRLRERARGQA; this is translated from the coding sequence ATGACTGCGGTGGTATCGCAAAGGCCCAAGCCATCCGGCTTCAGGATCAGCAAGCGGGTGCTGCCCTATGTGCTCAGCCTGCCGGCCTTGCTCGTATGCATCGGCATCCTCATCCCGTTCCTGACCTCGGTTGTCTATTCCTTCCAGCGCTACCGGCTGAGCCAGCCCTGGGCGCGGCAGTTCAATTGGGGCGACAACTACATCTCCCTCTTCACCGACCCGAAATTCTGGAACACGCTGAAGGTGTCGCTGCTCTATGCCGGCACCACCGTTGTGCTGGAACTGCTGCTCGGCCTCGCCATCGCCCTGCTGCTGCAGAAGCGCTCGACGCTGAACAATTTCATCTCGATCATGCTGTTGATGCCGCTGATGACGGCGCCCGCACTTGCCGCGCTGATGTGGAAGCTGATGACCAATCCCGGCTTTGGCGTGCTGAGCTATCTCGCCAGCCTGATCGGGCTGCAGGATTTCCGCTGGGCCTCGTCGCCGTCGACGGCGCTGTTCACCGTCGTGCTAGTCGACATCTGGGTCTACACGCCCTTCATCATGATCCTGCTGCTCGCCGGCCTGCGCAGCCTGCCGACGCAGCCTTTCGAAGCGGCGGCCCTCGATGGCGTGCCGAGGAGTTTTGTGTTCTTCCGCATCACGCTGCCGATGCTGACGCCCTACATCCTGACGGCGACTTTGTTTCGCCTGCTCGATTCCGTCCAGCAGTTCGACATCATCTACGCCATGACCCAAGGCGGGCCGGGCGATACGCTGACCGTCTTCCAGGTTGAGGCCTATCTCAACTTCTTCCAGTCGACCAATGTCGGCCGCTCGGCGGCGCTGATGATCATCCTGTGGGCGATCACCTATTTCCTCTCCAACATCTTCATCAAGAACTGGCTGCGGCTGCGCGAACGCGCCCGTGGTCAGGCATAG
- a CDS encoding carbohydrate ABC transporter permease — MEHTSLLERILRGVALTLVVIFFMFPIVWIFMMSFQTNETILRIPPQLIFEPTLANYTALITGKLITAAGTLDIAFMRNLWNSVFLSVTSVAVSLLLGVPAAYAFARHKFRGSEDIAFTLLSFKFAPALLVLLPLTLYFQKLGLANTYIGLIWVYQLICLPLILWIVRGYFEDIPADIEYAYRIGGHSWFATFRKIALPLAGPGIAAAGLLAFIFAWNNFVFALVLASADKQPVTVGALAFITSSGIQYGQISAAIVLSITPTLALALYAQRYLVEGLSLGAVKG, encoded by the coding sequence ATGGAACACACCTCGCTTCTCGAACGCATCCTGCGTGGCGTGGCGCTGACGCTGGTCGTGATCTTCTTCATGTTTCCGATCGTCTGGATCTTCATGATGTCGTTCCAGACCAACGAGACCATTTTGCGCATTCCGCCACAGCTGATCTTCGAGCCGACGCTTGCCAATTACACGGCGCTGATCACCGGCAAGTTGATCACCGCCGCTGGCACGCTTGACATCGCCTTCATGCGCAACCTCTGGAATTCGGTGTTTTTGTCGGTGACCTCGGTGGCGGTGTCGCTGCTGCTCGGCGTGCCCGCGGCCTACGCCTTCGCGCGGCACAAATTCCGCGGCTCGGAGGACATCGCCTTCACGCTGCTGTCGTTCAAATTCGCGCCGGCGCTGCTGGTGCTCTTGCCGCTGACCCTCTATTTCCAGAAGCTCGGGCTCGCCAACACCTATATCGGCTTGATCTGGGTCTACCAGCTGATCTGCCTGCCGCTGATCCTGTGGATCGTGCGCGGCTATTTCGAGGATATTCCGGCAGACATCGAATATGCCTACCGCATCGGCGGCCATTCCTGGTTCGCCACCTTCCGCAAGATCGCGCTGCCGCTCGCCGGTCCCGGCATCGCCGCCGCCGGCCTGCTCGCCTTCATCTTCGCCTGGAACAATTTCGTCTTCGCGCTGGTGCTGGCCTCGGCCGACAAGCAGCCGGTGACGGTCGGCGCGCTCGCCTTCATCACCTCCTCGGGCATCCAGTACGGCCAGATTTCGGCGGCCATCGTGCTTTCGATCACGCCGACGCTGGCGCTCGCCCTCTATGCACAGCGCTATCTGGTCGAAGGCCTCTCGCTTGGCGCGGTGAAAGGATAG
- a CDS encoding sugar-binding transcriptional regulator translates to MVGFGNGLLRDDETSMAARAAWLHYAGGLTQSEVAKRLGLTSLKAHRLITKANQEGLVKVYIDGEVSECVELEDELSRRYGLDYCEVVPDFDSEDLPLKALGIAGAQFLKREIERGEEALIGVGHGRTLAACVEYLPRTSTDKIRFVSLLGGLTRKFSANPHDVIHRLAERTGAEAYVMPVPMFANTAEDRTVLLGQKGISEVFDLAKSADLLFAGIGTAEREASLVATGMIEKGEMEEIRRNGGVGELLGHFFDEAGKAVATTVSNRALALTREDIASRRIVAVAGGKIKVRAIKSVLEGRYLKGLITDERTARSLVEETPVG, encoded by the coding sequence ATGGTAGGGTTCGGCAACGGTCTCCTGCGCGACGATGAAACCAGCATGGCGGCGCGTGCCGCGTGGCTTCACTATGCCGGCGGCCTGACCCAGTCCGAGGTTGCCAAGCGGCTGGGACTGACCAGCCTCAAGGCCCACCGCCTCATCACCAAGGCCAACCAGGAAGGGCTGGTGAAGGTCTATATCGACGGCGAAGTGTCGGAATGCGTTGAGCTTGAAGACGAGCTGTCCCGCCGCTACGGCCTCGACTATTGCGAGGTGGTTCCGGACTTCGATTCCGAGGATCTGCCGCTCAAGGCGCTCGGCATTGCCGGCGCCCAGTTCTTGAAACGCGAGATCGAGCGCGGCGAGGAGGCGCTGATCGGTGTCGGCCATGGCCGTACGCTCGCGGCTTGCGTCGAATATCTGCCGCGCACCTCGACCGACAAGATCCGCTTCGTCTCGCTGCTGGGTGGCCTGACGCGCAAATTCTCGGCCAACCCGCATGATGTCATTCATCGCCTGGCCGAACGCACCGGCGCCGAAGCCTATGTCATGCCGGTGCCGATGTTCGCCAACACGGCGGAGGACCGGACAGTCCTGCTCGGGCAGAAGGGCATCAGCGAGGTCTTTGATCTCGCCAAATCCGCAGACCTTTTGTTCGCCGGCATCGGCACTGCCGAACGCGAAGCATCGCTGGTCGCCACCGGCATGATCGAGAAGGGCGAGATGGAGGAGATCCGCCGCAATGGCGGCGTCGGCGAATTGCTCGGCCATTTCTTCGACGAGGCCGGCAAGGCGGTGGCGACGACCGTTTCCAACCGGGCGCTGGCCTTGACGCGCGAGGACATTGCCAGCCGCCGCATCGTCGCCGTCGCCGGCGGCAAGATCAAGGTTCGCGCCATCAAGTCGGTGCTGGAGGGCCGCTATCTCAAGGGCCTGATAACCGACGAGCGGACGGCGCGATCGCTCGTGGAAGAGACGCCGGTCGGGTAG
- a CDS encoding ABC transporter ATP-binding protein, giving the protein MASLELRNIVKRYKSQTVLDNLSLTVADGETLVLFGPSGAGKTVLLRLVAGVIDPDEGKIFIGGDDMTDVDAEFRGIGMAFQNFALFPHMTAFDNIATPLEAKRSSQGAIKAGVESVAKLLKIAHVLSHKPRALSNGQKQRTALARALVGSPPLLLLDDPLRNVDAKLRFEMRLELPRLLADRGATVVYVTQDYKEAMALGDRIAVMSQGVIRQLGTPEQIYREPANIEIARLFGDPTINLLDVKPARDSRGIYVGLSNVQVHLAGAYDTAVGRDCVIGLRPEALSFVEESTPGAIPVTVEAETPLNEKIVTLVRTVRGREILVSRPAGTPGRSEGKAHIAVDGKSALLFDHASGDRIGSKNVVALRNGEAA; this is encoded by the coding sequence ATGGCCAGCCTCGAACTCAGAAACATCGTCAAGCGCTACAAGAGCCAGACCGTCCTCGACAATCTGTCGTTGACCGTGGCCGACGGCGAAACCCTTGTGCTGTTCGGTCCATCCGGCGCCGGCAAGACGGTGCTGCTCAGGCTCGTTGCCGGCGTCATCGATCCGGATGAAGGTAAGATATTCATCGGCGGCGACGACATGACCGACGTCGATGCGGAGTTCCGCGGCATCGGCATGGCGTTCCAGAACTTCGCGCTGTTTCCGCATATGACCGCGTTCGACAACATCGCCACGCCGCTGGAGGCCAAGCGTTCGTCGCAGGGCGCGATCAAGGCTGGCGTCGAGAGCGTCGCCAAGCTTTTGAAGATCGCTCATGTGCTTTCCCACAAGCCCCGCGCGCTCTCCAATGGCCAGAAACAGCGCACCGCGCTGGCCCGCGCGCTGGTCGGCTCGCCGCCGCTTCTGCTGCTCGACGATCCCTTGCGCAATGTCGACGCCAAGCTGCGCTTCGAGATGCGGCTCGAACTGCCGCGCCTGCTCGCCGATCGCGGCGCCACCGTCGTCTACGTCACCCAGGACTACAAGGAAGCCATGGCGCTCGGCGACCGCATCGCAGTGATGTCGCAAGGCGTCATCAGGCAGCTCGGCACGCCCGAGCAGATCTATCGCGAGCCGGCCAATATCGAGATCGCGCGGCTGTTCGGGGACCCCACCATCAACCTGCTCGACGTCAAGCCCGCGCGAGATAGCAGAGGGATTTATGTCGGCCTGTCCAATGTCCAGGTCCATCTCGCCGGTGCTTACGACACGGCGGTCGGCCGCGACTGCGTGATCGGCTTGCGGCCGGAAGCGTTGAGCTTCGTCGAGGAAAGCACTCCCGGCGCCATTCCGGTGACGGTCGAGGCCGAGACGCCGCTCAACGAGAAGATCGTCACGCTGGTGCGCACCGTGCGCGGCCGCGAGATCCTGGTTTCGCGCCCGGCCGGAACGCCGGGGCGCAGCGAGGGCAAGGCCCATATCGCCGTCGACGGCAAGAGCGCCTTGCTGTTCGATCACGCCAGCGGCGACCGCATCGGTTCGAAGAACGTCGTCGCCTTGCGCAATGGAGAAGCGGCATGA